Within the Thiohalobacter sp. IOR34 genome, the region CGTGTAGCGGCGCAGGTAGGCGCGCGCCGCCGCCTCGTCGACCGCCGGCAGGGCCGCCTCGAAATCCGCGGGAAAGGGCTCGGGCACCTCGACGCGCTGGGCACGGATGCCGGCCTCGTCTTCCTTGAGGATCTCGCCCAGCGCGGTGTTGAACTTGATGCCGTTGCGGTCGTCCGGGATGTGGCTGCCGGTGACCATGACCGAGGGGATGCCCTGCTCGATGCCGAACAGGGCCACCGCCGGCGAGGGAATGAAACCGCAGTTGAGGGGACGGTAACCGGCATCCGCCACCGCCCGGGCCACCGCCGCCATGATCCGCGGGGTGCTCGGCCTGAGGTCACCGGCGATCGCCACCCGGGCGCCAGGCGCGAGGCCGTGCGCCTGTTCCAGGTGCTGCAAAAAGGCGCGGGTGTAGGCGTAACAGACCGGCGGGGTCATGTCCGCCACCCGGCCGCGCGCGCCGCTGGTGCCGAAACCGACACCGCTGTCCGCCATCAGGGCGGCGATGGAAACTTCAGAATTCACCTGTTTCCTCCTCTGGTGTTGTCCGCCGATAATACCCAAGGGCGGTGGCGGGGGTAAGCGTGGGGAGGATAACCGGACGGGTTTTTCGCGGCCTGGAGGCCGCTCCTACAACCAACAATCGTGCCGCCATGCCCCCGTAGGAGCGGCGTCCACGCCGCGATCGGGGCGGGATTTCCGGTCGCGGCCTGGCGACCGCTCCTACACCCAAATCGAGCCGCCATGCCCCTGTAGGAGCGGCCTCCAGGCCGCGATCGATTGAGGAGATGCACCATGCCGGAAGGACCGGAAATCCACCGCGCCGCCGACCAGCTCGACGCGGCACTCGCCGGGCAGCGGCTGACCGAGCTGTACTTCGCCTTCGAGCACCTCAAGCCCTGGGAGGCGCGGCTGCGCGGCCGGGTGGTGCTGGGTGTCGAGGCACGCGGCAAGGCCATCCTCACCCGCTTCGACGACGGCCATACCCTGTACAGCCACAACCAGCTCTACGGCCGCTGGCTGATCTCGGCGGATGGCAGCCGGCCACGGACCAGCCGTCAACTACGGGTCACGCTGCACACCGACAGGGTCGCGGCCTTTCTCTACAGCGCCTCCGACATCGAACTGCTCGACCCGGCCGGCCTCGCCGCGCACCGCTACCTCTCGCGGCTCGGCCCGGAGCTGCTCGACCCCGCGCTGGATGCCGCCGCGGTGGCCGCCCGGCTCGGTGAGGCCCGCTTCCGCCGCCGGGCGCTGATGGGTCTTCTGCAGGACCAGGGCGTGCTGGCCGGGATGGGCAATTATCTGTGCTGCGAGGCGCTGCACGTCGCCGGCCTGCATCCTGGCCAGCGGCCCGCCGATCTGGATGCGAATCAAATGGCGAGGCTCGCCCGCACCTGCCTGGAGCTGACCCGCCAGTCCTACCGCACTGGCGGCATCACCAACGACCTGCAACGCGCGGCGCGCCTGGAGCGGGAGGGCGCCGACTTCGAGGCTCGCCGCTTCCACGTCTACCGCCGTGCCGGGCTGCCCTGCTACCGTTGCGGTACGCCCATCGTCAAGGGGCGCTTCGTCGGCCGCATGGGCTACCTCTGCCCCGGCTGTCAGCCCGCCGCCAGCACCGCCGCGCCCACCGCCACCACGGCAACGAAGGCCGGCAATACATAACGCGCCATCCCGGCGCCAGCCACCAGGGTCACCAGCGCCCCCTTCACCAGGGTGTTGACCATGGCCGCCAGGGCGATGCCGCGCGCGGCCACCTCCAGGGGCAGGTCGTCGGCGGAGAGCCGGGCCAGCGACAGGGTGATGGCATCCACGTCGGCCAGGCCCGAGGCGGCCGCCAGCAGATAGACGCCGGCCGTCCCGTACCAGGCGCGGAATGCCTCGCTGAGCAGCATGATCAGTCCCAGCAACAAACCGAACTGCAGCGCCGGCGCCAGCTCGAAGGGGTTGCGCAGCGGCAGCGCGGCCTCCCTGCCCGGCGAGGCCTCGCGGCGCCGCCACAGCCAGAGACCGGCCAACAGGGTGCTCAGGGTCATCGCCCCCAAGGGCAGAAAGAGGGACTGCAGCAGCGGCGGATTGACCACCGCCACCTCCAGCAGGATGCGCGGAAACATGGTCGCCGCCGCCAGCAGCACGCCGAGCGACAACACCCGCTGCAGGGCGCGCCGCTGGCGGCCGTAGCGGGCGAAGTTGAGACTTACCGCCGTCGACGACACCAGTCCGCCGAACACCGCGGTGAGCAGCAGGCCGCGGCGAATGCCGACCAGCCGGGTAAGGACATAGCCGGCGAAGGAGATGCCGGCGATCAGCACCACCAACCACCAGATCTCGTAGGGGTTCAGCGCCTGCCAGGGACCGAAGCCACGGTTCGGCAGCACCGGCAGCACCACCACCGAGATCAGCAGCAGCTTGACCGTGGCCATCAGCTCACGCCGTTCCAGTTGCCGCAACCAGCCGTGCAGGATCGGCTTGATGCCGAGCAGGGCCGTGGTGACCACCGCCCCCGCCGCCGCCACCGTGGCGTAGCCGCGCACCGCCAACGCCCCCAGGCCGAAGGTGAGCAACGCCGCCACCAGGGTGGTGATGCCGTAGTCGCGCTGATGCCGGCCCAGGGCATAGGCCGTCACCAGCATCGCCGCCAGGGCCAGAAAGGCCACGCCGAGCAGAAAGTCGCCGAACAGCTCGCCGAGCAGCGCCCAGACCCCGCCCAGCAGGCCGATCAGGGCGAAGGTGCGGATGCCCGCCACGCGCTGCCCCTCGGCGGCCTCCCGCTCGTGCCAGCCGCGCTCGATGCCGATCAGCAGCCCGACGCCCAGGGACAGGGCTAGGTTGAAGAAGAGCTCCATGGGCCTACGGTATCACGCCTCGCCGTGAAGCGGCATGACCGCGAAAGCCCCCCGAAGGAGCGGCGGCCACGCCGCGATTTGGCGGTCAATCCCCATCGCGGCCGGGAGGCCGCTCCTACAGCACATTGGACCGCCTGGCCCCGTAGGAGCGGCGGCCACGCCGCGATTCGGCGGTCAAACCCATCGCGGCCTGGAGGCCGCTCCTACGAACGCATTGGACCGCCAGGCCCCTGTAGGAGCGGCGGCCACGCCGCGATTCGGCGGTCAATCCCATCGCGGCCTGGAGGCCGCTCCTACGAACGCATTGGACCGCCAGGCCCCTGTAGGAGCAGCGGCCACGCCGCGATTTGGCGGTCAAACCCATCGCGGCCTGGAGGCCGCTCCTACGAATACATTGGACCGCCAGGCCTCTGTAGGAGCGGCGGCCACGCCGCGATTTCGGTGGTCAAACCCATCGCGGCCTGGAGGCCGCTCCTACGAACGCATTGGACCGCCAGGCCTCTGTAGGCGCGGCGTCCACGCCGCGATTGGGGCGGTCAAACCCATCGCGGCCGGGAGGCCGCTCCTACAGCACATTGGACCGCCTGGCCCCTGTAGGAGCGGCGTCCACGCCGCGATTGCCGCCGTGGCGGCGCGTGGATTCCGTGGCCATCGATCTTTTCGTGGGTTTCGTGGCTATCCTCGGTACCGCCTCGACGAGGCCACAACGGTTGATGCCTCTCGATCGCGGCCTGGAGGCCGCTCCTACAGACACATTGGACCGCCAAGCCCCTGTAGGAGCGGCGTCCACGCCGCGATTTGGGGTCAGGCAGCTATCGCGACGTGAGCGCTTTGTTGATTCAAGATGTCAGGTCAGGCGGGCGCAGGGGCCAAGCCAGCATCCGGATCAACGATCAGTGGCGCATCTGTTTCGTCTGGTCCGCACCCAACGCGCATGATGTAGAGATCGTGGATTACTAAGACAAACGATAACAAAGCCTCATTCAGCGGGTCTCTGGTCGATCAGCCCGCAAGGCGCAATGGCGCCGGCAGGGTGATTCCCTGTCAAGCCATTGCAACGTTGCGGATGGCCGTCCAGAGGCCCGCCCGCAGGGAGCTTGCCAGGCGCCCCGGCTCTGCGTTGTGCCCCTTGGCAAGGGCGGGCCATTCCCTGCGGAGCACGCCTTGATCCGGGGCGCCTGGCAAGCTCTGAATGAGGCTTTGTTATCGTTTGTCTTAGTATCACTAGGACAGGCCAATGAAGACGTTACCCAACATCCATCCTGGCGAGGTGCTGCTGGAAGAGTTCCTCAAGCCCCTCGGCATCAGCCAGAACAGACTGGCCCGCGCCATGGGCGTGCCACCCCGGCGAATCAATGAAATCGTTCATGGCAAACGCGCGGTAACCGCCGATACCGCTATTCGTCTCACCCGTGCCCTGGGTACGTCCGAACAGTTCTGGATGGGATTACAGGCCGATTACAACCTGGAGGAAGCGCGCAAGGCGGCGCGGAGCGACCTGAAAAAGGTCGAAAATATCGGCGCTTGAGATTGGTGGCCAGGGACAGAATCGAACTGCCGACACGGGGATTTTCAGTCCCCTGCTCTACCAACTGAGCTACCTGGCCGCAGAAAGGAAGGCGTATTAAACCGGGGTCGGGACGGCGAGTCAAGCAAGCCCCGCCCGGCACAGCCGTCATTCGGGACGGTAATCCGGCGGGGTTTCGGCGCCTTCACCGAAGAAGAACTTCTCCATCTGTTCCTCGAGGAACTTGCGCGCCTTGGGTTCGATGGGCGACAGACGGTATTCGTTGATCAGCATGGTCTGCTGGCGAATCCACATCTGCCAGGCCTCCTTGGAGACGTTCTCGAAGATCCGCTTGCCGAGCTCACCGGGATAGGTCGGCCGGTCCAGTCCCTCCGCCTCTTTGCCCAGCTTCACGCATTGCACCATCCGCGTCATCTTTAGCTTCCTCTTGGTCCGGTTTCCCGCAGTCGGTCCAGCAGGCGCTGCACCGGCGCGGCCAGTCCGCGCGCATCGGGAGAGCGCACGTTATACCAAACCCGTCCCCCGTCTTCCATGACACGGAGGGCAGGGTCTTTCGCCACCGATACCCGCAGCGGGGTGATGTCGAGGTGGAAGTGGCTGAAGCTGTGGCGCAGCGGCGGCCAGGCACTGACCCCGGCGACGCGCAGGCCGAGCCGCCGCAGGCACCAGTCCTCCACCGCCGCCTGCGGCTCGTCGATCTCCGGCAGGCACCAGAGGCCGCCCCAGAGGCCGGCCGGAGGACGGCGCTGCAGCAGCACCTCGCCCCCTTGGTTGACCAGCAGCAGCATGCGCGTGGCGCGCACCGGCAATTCGCGCCGCGGGCGGGGCGCCGGCAGCTCGGCCTGGCGCCCCTCGATCCGCGCCCGGCAGTCCGCCGCCAGCGGACAGGCCGCACAGTCCGGGCGAGCACGCCGGCAGAGGGTCGCCCCCAGATCCATGATCGCCTGGGTGTAGGCGGCCACCCGCCGGCGGGGGGTGAGCGCCTCGGCCAGGGTCCAGAGCTGCCTGAGCACGGCGCTGCGCCCCGGCCAGCCCTCGACCGCCCGGTGCCGGGCCAGCACCCGCTTGACGTTGCCGTCGAGGATCGGCCAGCGCTGGCCGCAGGCCAGGGTGAGGATGGCGCCGGCGGTGGAGCGGCCGATGCCGGGCAGGGCCTCGACGGCGGCGAAATCCGTGGGGAAGACGCCACCGTGCAGCTCGACGATCTGCTGCGCCGCGTGCTGCAGGTTGCGCGCCCGGGCATAGTAGCCGAGGCCGGACCACAGATGCAGCACCTCGTCGGGCGCGGCCGTGGCCAGCGCCTCGATCGACGGGAAGCGCTGCAGAAAACGCGCGTAGTAGGGGATGACGGTCGTCACCTGGGTCTGCTGGAGCATGATCTCCGAGACCCAGACGCGGTAGGGCGTGGGCTCGCGTTGCCAGGGCAGGTCGTGGCGCCCGTGGCGGTCGAACCAGTCGAGCAGGCGGCTGGCGAAGTCCCCGCTCACGGCGCCCCGGCTTCGCCTTCCGCCAGCCGTTCCAGATTGCGCACCGTCTTCAGCGCTTCGTCGCGCAGGGCGCGCTGCACCAGCCAGGGACCGATCAGCGGCGGCACCCAGAAGGCCGGCTCGATCTCGCTGGTGAAGCGCATGCGGCTGCCGTCCGCTTCATCCCACAGGTGCCAGCGCGCCACGCCATAGCGGAAGTCGCTGCCCTCGGGCCGCACCCGGGCCATCAGGTCGCCGTTCTCAAGCTGCACGATATCCTGGATCTGCACGATGTCGCGACAGAAGATGGCCACGCAGACCCGCGACAGGGTGTAGACGCAGTGGCTGCCCGGTCCGTTGTCCTCGACCACCCGGCTCTCGCGGATGGAGTCGTTGAGCCGGCCGAGCCGCGGGTAGTCGGTGAGCAGCCGGCGCAGCTCGGCGGCCGACGCCCGGAAACGGGCATCCACCTCCACCCGGTAGCGCTCGCCGCGGCGCTCGACCAGCACCTGCAGCAGCTCGGCGGCCTGCGCCGCCTCGCCGAGGATCAGCAGAGAGGACAGACCGAGCAGGAGCAGGGCGCGGCTCATCGGCCGAACAGCCCCTTCAGCTTGTCGCCCAGCTTGTCCTCGAGTTTCTTTTCCAGCTTCTGCCTGACCTTCTTCTCCACCACCTTCTTCAGCACCTTGTCCAGCTCGACGTTGAAGCGCGGCGCATCGAAGCTGCCCTTGATGCGCAGCGGGATGGCCAGGCCCTTGAGTTTTTCCAGCCCGGCACCGCCCTGGCCTTCCAGGGCCGCCACGATCTTGGTGGTCAGCAGATAGTCGATCTGTTCACCTGGCAGGTCGATCTTGCCCTTGCCGCTGATGCGCAGCAGTGGCGACTTGGCCACCAGGTCGTTGTTGTAGACCACACCGTTCCTGATCTGCGCCGTGCCCCGCAACTCGGAGAAGTCGGTCTGGTTGGGACCGGTCTGCGGCGGCAGCGGCCGTCCTTCCAGCCGCGCCTGCGCCTCGCGGATCAGTTGCGCCACGTTGATCCCCTTCAGGGTGCCGTCGGTGAAGGCGAAGGCGGCCTCGCCGTTCAGGGTGCGGCGCATGGCCACGGGATCCAGGCCGCGGGCGCTGATCCTGGCGGACAGATCGGCCCGGCCGAGCAACCGGTCGTCGCCCAGCAGGTCCTTGAGCAGCGGACCGGCCTGCACACCGCTGAGCTTCTCGTCGAGGGCGATCCTCGGCTGCGCCCCGCGCACGTCGAGACGGATGTCGCCCCGGTAACCGCCGTCGTACATCTTGGCCTCGGCCGGGTGCAGGCGCAGCTGGCCGTCCTTGGCCCTGACGCTGAGACGGATGTCGCTGCTGCGCAGCCGGTAGGCCTTGAGCCGGCCGATGCGCAGCGTACCGGCAAGGTCCAGCTCGCGCAGGGCCTCCACCGGCAGGGCGCCTCCGGCAGCGGCGGCCGCCTCGCCGGGTGTGGCGACCGCGGCGCCGGGCCCTCCGGCCTTGCCGCCGACGGCGGGTGCGGGGTCGGCGGGGGCCGCGGCCGCAGGAGCCCTGGCGCCGTCCCCGCTCGCCGCCGGTGCACCGGCCTCGGCCGGTGGCGGCAGATACCTGTCGAGATCGATCGCATCCAGCGCCAGGTCGAAACGGATCGCGGGCTTGGCGAAATGGCTGACCGTCGCGCTGCCGTTCAGCCGGCTGTCATCGAGGCGCAGCTCGATGCCGTCCAGCTTCAGCACGTCCGGCGTGGCCTCGAAGCCGAGGCGGGCATCGGCCTTGCCGAGCACCGTCGGGTCGCTGACCGCCAGCGGCTGGCCGAGGCGCTGGAGCAACTCGCGCGGCACGAATTCCGCCACGGTCAGGGTGCCCTTGAAGGCGGGTGCCTTGCCGGTGATGCCGCTACCCTTCAGATTGCCCTGCAGGCTCAGGTCCAGGGCCTTCAGCACCAGCTCCGGGACCTCCAGGGTCTGGCGGTCGAGGTCCAGCCTGATGCTGGAAGAGAGGCTGGCCTGGAGCGCGCCAGCGGGCAGGGTATCGCCTTTCAGATCCAGGCCAAGCCGCAGATCGTCGACGGCGAGACGACGCAGGTCCGCGGACGGCGCGAGCACACCGGCCAGATCGATGCGCCCATCCAGTGCCGGCTGGTCGGCCTTGAGATCGAAGTCCAGACGGAAGTCGACCGGCTCGCCCGGCGCGATGGCGCCCAGCTCCAGGTCCAGGTCGTCGATCTCGTAGCGGACCCCGGCCTGGCGGTCGTCCCAGACCAGCCGCGCATCCGCCACCTCGATGCCACCGATGGCCAGTGCCGCCAGCGGCGGGGCACCGGCACCCCCCTCCGCCTTGCCGGGAGATGCGGCCGGCTTCGCCTCGCCAAGCAGGTCGTCCCAGTTGCTGCGCCCATCGGCGTTGCGTGCCAGGTAGAGCTGCAGGCCATCCAGGCGCAGGGTGGACATCTGCAGTTCCTTGCGCAGCAGCGGCAACAGCCTGACCCGCACCTCGACCGACTCGACTCGGGCGAAGGGCTGGTCACCAAAACCCGGCGCATTGCCGAGGCGCGTCTCACCGATCTCCACCCCCAGCCAGGGGAAGACCGAGAGTTCGAGATCTCCCTGGATGTCCAGCCCGCGGCCGGTACTGTCCTCCACCAGGCGGGTGATCTCGTCCTTGTAGTCATTGGGATCAACCAGCAGCGGCAGGGCGATGGCCGCGACCAGCAGCAAGCCGACCAGGCCGGCCAGCAGATAGGCGAGAAGACGTAAGGGTTTCATTCCGTTGTTCCTTGTTTCGAGGGATGGGATCCGGGGCGCACCCGGCAAGAGTATAACCCGGATATTGCACCAAGGCGGCGCGCATGGATGGGGTTCGTGCTGTAATACAGGGACAATATGGCCATGAAGGACCCCCTGGGCGGGTTACGGTTTGTGCCTGTTCGATGTCAGGCCGACTCTGGCTTCGCATCCTGGGCGATCCTCCTCAAGCCATAGCAACGGCCATGACTTTTCGGACGATCACCCAGGCTGCCTTGCCAGCCTCGCCCTGAGCATCGAATCCTTGGTCAATATCCGGGATAACCCGCCTCCCGGCTTCCGAATCCCCGGTTTCGGCACCTGACCCCGCCCCCCCTGCAATCCAACCCCTTGTTTTGCTGTCCCGCTTGACCTCGGCCCTTGCATTCACGCGCCGCAGCACCTATGAAAGTAGATATGGCCTGTCTGTTTGCCGCCCCGTTTCCCCGCGCCCGATCCCGGAGCGCAGCGCCCTCCGTCCAGGGGGATCGTTTCCTTATATCGGCCCCCGCGGCCGTTCCACCATCCAGACCAGCAGGAGTATGCCCATGAACCACAACTGTGTAGTTGTCGCCGATGGCAGCCGGGCCCGTTTCTTCCAGCTCGAAGAAAGCGAGTTCCCGGAGCTGGAATCCAGCCCGAACCTGAAGGAGATCAATGACCTGGTCAATCCTGAGCGGGAGATGCGCTACGATGAACTCTGGTCCGAGGCCAAGTCCGGGCGCAACCGCACCCCCACCGGCGGGGCAGCTCACGGCTACGACGACCACCGCAGTCAGCACGAGGACGAGTTCGAACGGCGCTTCGCCCGCACCATCGCCGCCGAGGCGGAACGCCTGACCCTGCAGAACGGCAGCCGGGAGCTGCTGGTGGTGGCCCAGAAGCGCACCCTCGGCTTCCTGCGCGAGGCGCTGGACAGCCTGACCCGGCGCGGCGTCCAGATCCGCGAACTGGCCAAGGATCTGAGCAAGCTCAAGCCGCTGGAACTGCACGAGCACCTGGCCCGCGAACATCTGCTGCCGAAACGCCGCCTGCCGCAAGGCTGAACGCACAATCGCGGCACAATTTATCGTAGGAGCGGCCTCCAGGCCGCGATCGGGAATCCCACCCCCATCGCGGCGTGGACGCCGCTCCTACAAGGGCCGCGATAGAATCACCACCCCATCGCGGCAGGGCAGCACGATTTATCGTAGGAGCGGCCTCCAGGCCGCAATCAGGAATCCCACCCCCCATCGCGGCGTGGACGCCGCTCCTACAGGGGCCGCGATAGAATCACCATCCCAATCGCGGCATAGCGGCACAATTTGTCGTAGGAGCGGCCTCCAGGCCGCGATCGGAATCCCACCCCCCATCGCGGCGTGGACGCCGCTCCTACAAGGGCAGCGATAGAATCACCACCCAATCGCAGCAGGGCGGCACGGTTTGTCGTAGGAGCGGCCTCCAGGCCGCGATCAGGAATCCCACCCCCATCGCGGCGTGGACGCCGCTCCTACAAGGGCAGCGATAGAATCACCACCCAATCGCAGCAGGGCGGCACGGTTTGTCGTAGGAGCGGCCTCCAGGCCGCGATCAGGAATCCCACCCCCATCGCGGCGTGGACGCCGCTCCTACAAGGGCCGCGATAGAATCACCACCCCATCGCGGCAGGGCGGCGCGGTTTGTCGTAGGAGCGGCCTCCAGGCCGCGATCAGGACCCCCACCCCATCGCGGCGTGGACGCCGCTCCTACAGGGGCAGCGATCGGATCACCATCCCAATCGAGGCAGGGCGGCGCGGTTTGTCGTAGGAGCGGCCTCCAGGCCGCGATCAGCCCCCCCACCCAATCGCGGCGTGGACGCCGCTCCTACAGGGGCCGCGATAGAATCACCAACCCATCGCGGCGTGGACGTCCCGCGGCTACTCCAGCCGCACCCGGTAGACTTCGACCAGTGAGATGCGGCTTTCCCGCGCCAGTTGCAGGGCATGGGCGGTCAGCGGCACCATGCCATCGGCGATCGCCTGACGGCGGATGGCGCCCAGTTCCACTTCCGGGGTGATGATGTCACGCATCGCCGGGGTGACGATCAGCAGTTCATAGACCGCCATCCGCCCCTGGAAACCGGTGCCGTGGCAGGCATCGCAGCCTCGGCCATGGTAGAAGACCTCGTCCTCGGGTACACCCAGGAACTTGCGCACGGCCGCATCGACCGGTTCCACCTCGATGCAGGCCGGACAGTTGAGGCGCACCAGACGCTGGGCCAGCACGCCGAGCAGTGACGACTTGACCAGGAAGGACTCGACGCCCATCTCCAGCAGGCGGGTAATGGTGGTTGGCGCATCGTTGGTGTGCAGCGTGGACAGCACCAGGTGACCGGTGAGGGCGCTCTCCACGGCGATCTTGGCCGTCTCCTGGTCGCGGATCTCGCCAACCATCACCACGTCCGGGTCGTGACGCAGGATGTTGCGCAGCGCCCGCGCGAAGGTGAAGCCGGGCGCCGTGTTGACCTGGATCTGCTGGATGCCGTCGATGTGATACTCGACCGGATCCTCGATGGTGATGATATTGAGGTTCTGCTTCTTCACCTCCTGCAGCGCGGCGTAGAGCGTGGTGGACTTGCCGGAACCGGTGGGACCGGTGACCAGCATCAGGCCATAGCTCTTGTGCAGCAGGTCGGTAACCAGCTCGGCATCCCGGGGATTGAAGCCCAGCTCGGCGATGGAACGCAGCCCCGCCTGGGCATTGAGCAGGCGGATGACCACGCTCTCGCCGTCTACCGTGGGGATCACCGAGATGCGCATATCGACAACCGCATCGCCCTCGATCATCCGCGCCCGGCCATCCTGCGGCAGCCGCCGCTCGGCGATATTCATGCGGCCGATGATCTTGATCCGCGCCACCACCGCCGGCAGCAGCACCTTGCTGAAGCTGCGTACCGGCACCAGGGTGCCATCCTGGCGATAGAGCAGTTCGACATGCTTCTCGCCCGGGCGCAGGTGGATGTCCGATGCGCCGCGGCGGATCGCCTCGCGCAGGATGCTGGCCACCAGGCGCACGATGGGCTTCTCCTTGCCCATGCGCTCGACCACGTGCACCGGGATCATCGATGCCAGCTCGCGCTGGGCGACACCCTCCAGTTCCTGCAGCGCGTCGTTGTCCTGGGAGACGCTGTAGTAACGGTCGATGGCCGCCTGCAGGTCGTCCTCCGCCGCCACGCAGCCCTCGACGTTGTGGCCGGAGACGAAATGCAGCACGCTCAGCAGCTCGGCATCGGCCGGATTGGTCATGGCCACCACCAGCCGGTCGTTGATCAGCAGCAGCGGCAACACCCGGTGCTCGCGGGCGATGTCCTCGGGCACCAGCGACAGCAGCTGGGGATCGATATCGAAATTGCGCAGGCGCACATAGGGCACCCCCAGTCGTCGCGCCAGTTCAGCAGGCGAGCGGCCCTCGGTCTCGTTGGCATCCACGCCGGCCGCCTCGGCCAGGGCATAGGCATCCAGCCGGTTGCCGGCCGAGATCAGCAGCGCCAGCTGCTCGGCGCTCTCCACCGGCTGGCGTGCCTCCTCCTCGTTCACCGCGCGCAGCCCCTGGGCATGGCCGCGGCCGCTGAGTTCACCGATGCGGTAACGCAGCACCGTCTGCAGCGGAATGAACAGGCGACAGACAGCGCCTCCCTCCTGCTCGGCGAGCAGGTGCAGGCCGTCATGGTCGATCAGCGCATCGCGGCAGACCCCGTGCAGCATGCCGCCATCGGCATAGCGCACGTGGAAGGTCTGCACCGGCTCCGCGGCATCGTGCAGTGCCGGTGCCAGGTCCTGGGCAAAGCGCAGCCAGCGCAGGCTCGCAAAGTCCACCTCACGGTCCTCGGCCTGATCGGCGGGGCGCACCACGCAACGCCCCTGGCCGGCGTCGAAGGCGCGCAACTCACCTTCCAGCCGGCTGCCATCGAGCAGCTCCAGGGCCACCCGGGCGCCGCTGTCCTGGCGCGGGGCGGCCTCGGCAGCAAAGGAATCCGGGGATAGTCTGAGTAGTCTGCCCATCGTGGAACGGCCTGTGCGTGGATCTCGATACTTCGGTCAGCGGCCGAAGTGGAACGGGGCTTGAGCGGTTACCGAATTCAAGGTGGCCGATGCCGCCAATGGCTGCGCAGGCTGAAAATCATGACCCTGCGCCAGGTCGGTGGCGCGGCTAACCCTCATTCAGCAAAGCTGTTCATTGCCATGGGACAGGCCATGGTCATGGCCGGGCAGCACATCGATCGGATTGAGGTCTTCATGCATTGCCGATCCTTCGGACTGCGCCCGCTTCCCTGGCGATCGAAGCGGTAAGCGAGATGGAGCGGGTGATGGGAATCGAACCCACGTCATCAGCTTGGGAAGCTGAGGTTCTACCATTGAACTACACCCGCCGCTGCCGGGAATTCTGGGACAGAGCGCGGCGCTTGTCCAGCAGCGCGGTTCAGCCCGCATACAGTGCCTCGATCCGGGCGGCGTAACGGTCCAGCACACGCGACCGCCGCAGCTTGAGGGTCGGCGTCAGCAGCCCTTCCTCCACCGTCCAGGGGTCGAGACTCAGGACAAGACGGCGGATGCGGGCATAACCCGGGAAATCGTGCAGTTGCCGCTGCACCCGCTGCAGCAGCCTGCGCTGCAGCCGCTCGCTGTCGAGGCTGGCGCTGTCCAGCGGGTCGAGACCCAGCTCGCGGGCGAAGCCGAACCAGCGCTCGCGGTTCAACACCAGCACCACGGCCAGGCAGGGCCGGCCCTCGCCGACCACCAGCGCCTGCTCGATCAGGGGATCCAGACAGAGGGCGG harbors:
- the nei gene encoding endonuclease VIII, with amino-acid sequence MPEGPEIHRAADQLDAALAGQRLTELYFAFEHLKPWEARLRGRVVLGVEARGKAILTRFDDGHTLYSHNQLYGRWLISADGSRPRTSRQLRVTLHTDRVAAFLYSASDIELLDPAGLAAHRYLSRLGPELLDPALDAAAVAARLGEARFRRRALMGLLQDQGVLAGMGNYLCCEALHVAGLHPGQRPADLDANQMARLARTCLELTRQSYRTGGITNDLQRAARLEREGADFEARRFHVYRRAGLPCYRCGTPIVKGRFVGRMGYLCPGCQPAASTAAPTATTATKAGNT
- a CDS encoding MgtC/SapB family protein, with the protein product MELFFNLALSLGVGLLIGIERGWHEREAAEGQRVAGIRTFALIGLLGGVWALLGELFGDFLLGVAFLALAAMLVTAYALGRHQRDYGITTLVAALLTFGLGALAVRGYATVAAAGAVVTTALLGIKPILHGWLRQLERRELMATVKLLLISVVVLPVLPNRGFGPWQALNPYEIWWLVVLIAGISFAGYVLTRLVGIRRGLLLTAVFGGLVSSTAVSLNFARYGRQRRALQRVLSLGVLLAAATMFPRILLEVAVVNPPLLQSLFLPLGAMTLSTLLAGLWLWRRREASPGREAALPLRNPFELAPALQFGLLLGLIMLLSEAFRAWYGTAGVYLLAAASGLADVDAITLSLARLSADDLPLEVAARGIALAAMVNTLVKGALVTLVAGAGMARYVLPAFVAVVAVGAAVLAAG
- a CDS encoding HigA family addiction module antitoxin, which encodes MKTLPNIHPGEVLLEEFLKPLGISQNRLARAMGVPPRRINEIVHGKRAVTADTAIRLTRALGTSEQFWMGLQADYNLEEARKAARSDLKKVENIGA
- a CDS encoding oxidative damage protection protein; amino-acid sequence: MTRMVQCVKLGKEAEGLDRPTYPGELGKRIFENVSKEAWQMWIRQQTMLINEYRLSPIEPKARKFLEEQMEKFFFGEGAETPPDYRPE
- the mutY gene encoding A/G-specific adenine glycosylase, which translates into the protein MSGDFASRLLDWFDRHGRHDLPWQREPTPYRVWVSEIMLQQTQVTTVIPYYARFLQRFPSIEALATAAPDEVLHLWSGLGYYARARNLQHAAQQIVELHGGVFPTDFAAVEALPGIGRSTAGAILTLACGQRWPILDGNVKRVLARHRAVEGWPGRSAVLRQLWTLAEALTPRRRVAAYTQAIMDLGATLCRRARPDCAACPLAADCRARIEGRQAELPAPRPRRELPVRATRMLLLVNQGGEVLLQRRPPAGLWGGLWCLPEIDEPQAAVEDWCLRRLGLRVAGVSAWPPLRHSFSHFHLDITPLRVSVAKDPALRVMEDGGRVWYNVRSPDARGLAAPVQRLLDRLRETGPRGS
- a CDS encoding SRPBCC family protein, translating into MSRALLLLGLSSLLILGEAAQAAELLQVLVERRGERYRVEVDARFRASAAELRRLLTDYPRLGRLNDSIRESRVVEDNGPGSHCVYTLSRVCVAIFCRDIVQIQDIVQLENGDLMARVRPEGSDFRYGVARWHLWDEADGSRMRFTSEIEPAFWVPPLIGPWLVQRALRDEALKTVRNLERLAEGEAGAP
- a CDS encoding AsmA family protein is translated as MKPLRLLAYLLAGLVGLLLVAAIALPLLVDPNDYKDEITRLVEDSTGRGLDIQGDLELSVFPWLGVEIGETRLGNAPGFGDQPFARVESVEVRVRLLPLLRKELQMSTLRLDGLQLYLARNADGRSNWDDLLGEAKPAASPGKAEGGAGAPPLAALAIGGIEVADARLVWDDRQAGVRYEIDDLDLELGAIAPGEPVDFRLDFDLKADQPALDGRIDLAGVLAPSADLRRLAVDDLRLGLDLKGDTLPAGALQASLSSSIRLDLDRQTLEVPELVLKALDLSLQGNLKGSGITGKAPAFKGTLTVAEFVPRELLQRLGQPLAVSDPTVLGKADARLGFEATPDVLKLDGIELRLDDSRLNGSATVSHFAKPAIRFDLALDAIDLDRYLPPPAEAGAPAASGDGARAPAAAAPADPAPAVGGKAGGPGAAVATPGEAAAAAGGALPVEALRELDLAGTLRIGRLKAYRLRSSDIRLSVRAKDGQLRLHPAEAKMYDGGYRGDIRLDVRGAQPRIALDEKLSGVQAGPLLKDLLGDDRLLGRADLSARISARGLDPVAMRRTLNGEAAFAFTDGTLKGINVAQLIREAQARLEGRPLPPQTGPNQTDFSELRGTAQIRNGVVYNNDLVAKSPLLRISGKGKIDLPGEQIDYLLTTKIVAALEGQGGAGLEKLKGLAIPLRIKGSFDAPRFNVELDKVLKKVVEKKVRQKLEKKLEDKLGDKLKGLFGR